GACCTCGCTGCTGGCGCAGGTCGATTCCTCCGTCGGCGGCAAGACCGGCATCAACTCGCCGCAGGGCAAGAACCTGCTCGGCGCCTTCCACCAGCCGGTGCTGGTCATCGCCGACACCGCCGTGCTCGACACGCTGTCGCCGCGGCAATTCCGCGCCGGTTATGCCGAGGTTGCCAAATATGGCGTGCTCGGCGACGAGGCTTTCTTCGCCTGGCTGGAGAAGAATCACGCCGACATCTTCAAGGGTGGCTCGGCGCGCGAGCATGCGATCGCAACCTCCTGCCGTGCCAAGGCGGGCGTCGTCTCGCGCGACGAGCGCGAGACCGGTGAGCGCGCGCTGCTCAATCTCGGCCATACCTTCGGTCACGCGCTGGAAGCGGCGACCGGCTTCTCCGACCGTCTGTTCCACGGCGAGGGCGTTGCGATCGGCATGACGCTGGCGGCGCAGTTCTCGGCCAGGCTCGGCATGATCGCCGAGGCCGATGCGGCCCGTGTCGAGCGCCACCTCGTCGAGGCCGGTCTTCCGACGCGCTTGCAGGACATTGCGGGTTTTGCGCAGGAAGGCCTTGCCGACGCCGACGCGCTGATGGCCCTGATGGCGCAGGACAAGAAGGTCAAGCGCGGCAAGCTCACCTTCATCCTGCTGGAGGCCGTCGGGCGCGCGGTGATCGCCGGGGATGTCGAGCCGGCCTTGGTGCGCGACTTCCTGAAGTCGAAATTATCGCAGTGATGGCGGGACTGTCCGGACGTGGCGCAAGCGAAGAGGCGCGGAAGGTCAAGGCGGTCGCGAGGCAAATATGAGTTCGATCTCGATCAACCTGCTGCTCGCGGTTCTCTTGCTCGCCGCCAATGCATTTTACGTGGCGGCGGAATTTGCGCTCGTGAAGAGCCGCGGGTTTCGGGTCAAGGCAATGGTCGAGCAGAACCGCTTCGGCGCGCGCTTGCTGCAGACCATGATGGGAAACATCGAATCCTATCTCGCCTGCTGCCAGCTCGGCATCACCATGGCCTCCCTCGGTCTCGGCTGGATCGGTGAGCCGACCGTTTCTGCGCTGCTCAGCCCGATCCTCCGTCCGCTCGGACTATCGGAGGCCACGCTGCACTTCACCTCGTTCGTGGCGGGCTTTCTGGTTTTCTCCTCGCTGCACATCATCATCGGCGAGCAGGTGCCGAAGACGCTTGCGATCAGGGAGCCGATGCCGGTATCGCAGTGGATCGCGTATCCGCTTCACGCCTCCTATTTGGTGTTCTACCCGCTGAGCTGGTGTCTCAACACGGCATCGGGCGCAATCCTGCGTTTGATCGGGGTGCAGGAGTTCTCGCAGCACGACATCCTGACGGATTCCGAGATCGAGGGCCTGGTTGAGGAATCGGCTGTACACGGCAAGATCGAGAGCGGCGAAGCCGAGTACATTCACAACGTCTTCCGCCTCGGCGAGCTGACCGTGTCTGACGTGATGGTCCACCGCACCGCCATGGTGATGATCAACGCCGACCTGCCGCCGGAGGAGCTGGTGCGGGAGGTGCTGGCCACCGAATACACCCGCATTCCGCTGTGGCGCGACAAGTCGGAGAACATCATCGGCATTCTGCACGCCAAGGATCTGTTGCGGGCGATCCGCGCCTCGGAGGGCGATACCTCGCGCATCGACGTCACCACCATCATGCTGCCGCCCTGGTTCGTGCCGGAAATGCGACCGATATCCCAGCAGCTCAAGGCGTTCCGCCGCCGCAAGACCCACTTCGCGCTGGTCGTGGATGAGTATGGCGAAGTCGAAGGCCTCGTGACGCTGGAAGACATTTTGGAGGAGATCGTCGGCGATATCTCCGACGAGCACGACGTCGTGGTCGCCGGCGTGCGGCGCCAGCCGGACGGCTCCGTCGTGGTCGACGGCTCGGTGCCGATCCGCGATCTCAACCGCGCCCTGGACTGGCATCTGCCCGACGAGGAGGCAACCACGGTGGCGGGCCTCGTCATTCACGAGGCGCGCTCGATCCCCGACCGCGGCCAGAGTTTCACCTTCCACGGCTTCCGCTTCCGCGTCCTCCGCCGCGAACGCAATCGCATCACCGCGCTCCGTATTTCACCGGTGCCGCGCGAAGCGGAGCTGGAAGAGGTGAAGCCGAGAAGGGCCGGGACGTCGTTTTGATCTCTTTCTTACCCTCCAGGGGAGGGTAAGCGAGATCAACCTTCCCCCGGCGCCTGCGCGTGGATCGCGAGCGCGTGCACCCCGCCGGAGAGTTCCGCGGCCAGCGCCGAATTTATCATGCGATGGCGGTCGACCCGGCTCTTCCCTTTGAAGGCGGCAGACACGATATAAACACGGAAGTGCGTCTCGCCGCTCGGCCGATGGCCGGCGTGGCCCTCATGCAAATGTGACTCGTCGACGACTTGCAGGTTTTCCGGCGTGAAAGCTTCCTGCAACTTGTTGCGGATAGTGTCTCTGATAGCCATGTGTGTGCCATTAAGGTGCGCGATCAAGCTCCGTTAATTGCCGGGTTCTCGGCTAATTGCAATGTCAAGACTTGAAGGTTTTTGCATTGCGTAGTCAAAGTCAGCCATGCCGATCGATTCATCAAAATTCTTCGACTCCATCCGCGTCAAGCCGCGGGGCAAGCAGCCGGAAGTGAAGCCGCGCGATACCGTGGTCGCTTGCGAGTGGGCCGGGTGTCAGAACAAGGGCGCGCACCGTGCGCCGAAGGGTCGCGAGAACCAGCGCGAGTACTGGCACTTCTGCCTGGACCACGTGCGCGAGTACAACCAGAACTACAATTTCTTCTCCGGCATGAATGCCGACGCGGTCGCGCGCTACCAGAAGGATGCGCTGACCGGCCACCGCCCGACCTGGAAGATGGGCGCCAATGGCGGCAAGAAGGGCGCGGAAGCCGAGATCGATATGGCGTCCGATCCGTTCAGCATGTTCAGTGAGATCAACGGCCGCGCCAACTGGCGCCGCGGGCCCGAAGCCCAGCCGAAGGCCGAGACCCGCAAGGTGATGAATGCCGAGCGCAAGGCGCTCCAGGTCATGGGCCTCGGCCCCGACGCCACGCTCGCCGACGTCAAGAGCAAGTACAAGGCGCTGGTGAAGCAGCACCACCCCGACGCCAATGGCGGCGACCGCTCGACCGAAGACCGCCTGATCGAGATCATCAAGGCTTATAATTATCTGAAGACAGTGGTGCGCGAGGCGTAGGGCCTTCTGCTCTCCTCTTCCTTCTCCCCTTGCGGGAGAAGGTGGCGCGAAGCGCCGGATGAGGGGTTCTCTCCACGCGTTAGACTGATAGTGAGGATGGAGACCCCTCACCCGTCTCGCCGCTGCGCGACGAGCCACCCTCTCCCGCAAGGGGAGAGGGAAAACACGCCGCTCCATCCGGGCTACTGCTTCACCCCTCCGGCATCGCCCCGACATACGTCGAACTCGGCCTAATCAGCCGTCCCGTCCGCTGCTGCTCGCGCGCATGCGCGGTCCAGCCTGCGGCGCGGGCCACCGCGAAGATCGGCGTGAAGGCCTGCCTTGGAATCGCGAGGGCATCGAGCAGGATCGCGGTGAAGAATTCGACATTCGTCTCCAGCGGCCGGTCCGGGTTCTTCTTGCGCAGCGCGCTGCGGATATAGGCTTCGACCTCACCGGCAAAGGGCAGGTCGGTGCCGTTGGACGCCAGCGCCTCGACCGCGGTCTTGAGCACGTCGGCGCGGGGGTCGCGGACGCGATAGACGCGGTGACCAAAGCCCATCATCCGCTCGCCGCGCGCCAGCGCCGCATCCACCCAGGGCTTTATGCGCTCGCGCGAGCCGATCGCGTCGAGCATTTCGAGCACCGGCTCCGGCGCGCCGCCATGCAGCGGACCTGTGAGCGCGCAATAGCCGGCGGTGACGGCCGCGAACAGATCGGCTTGGGTCGAAGCCACCACGCGTGCGGTGAAGGTCGAGGCGTTCATGCCGTGGTCGCTGGCGGTGACGAGATAGGCGTCCAGCGCCGTGACCTCGCGCGATGCGGGCGAGCGCCCGTGCAGCATGCGCAGCGTATCGGCGGCATGGCTTACGTTCGGATCGGGCGCGACCGGATCAAGCCCCGTGGCGTGCCGGACCAGTGCGCCTGCGATCACCGGAAACGCGCCGACGATCGTCGCCGCATGCTCCAGCCCGTTCTCCGCGCGCAGGCCCGCGACCGCCGCGCGAAACCCGTCGATGATCCCCATCCCGAGCGTCGCCGGCAAAAGCTCCGGCAGCCGCGCGAAGGCGCGCTCGCGCGCCGCGCCCAGACTCGCCCGCACATTGGCTTCGGTGAGAGCGGTCTTGCTGGCGCCGTTCCAGAGTCGGGCGGTGACGCCCTCGAAGCTCGATTTGGCGGCGAGGCTGCCGACATGCTCGCCGGCGATGATCAACTCGCCGCGCTCGCCATCGACATGGCTCAGCACGGTCTCCGCCGCGGGAACGCCGTCCAGCCCGATCTGGCTTTTGGTGAGGTGGATGTTCATGGCCCAAATCTCCTTTGTACTGCACCAGCGAAAGGTCGGGCCTCTCGACAGATTGATCAATCTTGATTACATAAATCAATATGAAAAATTCCAGCGAGCTCTATCTCTCCGCCCGGGAGGCCGCTGCCGAGCTCGCGATCTCGCCGGCTACGCTCTACGCCTATGTCAGCCGCGGCCTGATCCGCTCCGAGCCGACGCAGGACTCGCGGAAAAACCGCTACCGCGCCGAGGACGTCCGCGCGCTCAAGGAGCGGCGGGTGCCGTCGCCGGAGCCGCGGGGGCTGCGCAGTTTCGACGCCGACCTGCCGGTGATGGATACGGAGATCTCGACCATCACCGAGGAGGGCGCGATCTATCGCGGCGTCAATTGCGTCGATCTCGCCGAAAACGACACGCTGGAGCACACCGCGACGCTGTTGTGGGATGTGTCCGGCGTCGATCCGTTCG
This genomic stretch from Bradyrhizobium sp. CCGB12 harbors:
- a CDS encoding hemolysin family protein → MSSISINLLLAVLLLAANAFYVAAEFALVKSRGFRVKAMVEQNRFGARLLQTMMGNIESYLACCQLGITMASLGLGWIGEPTVSALLSPILRPLGLSEATLHFTSFVAGFLVFSSLHIIIGEQVPKTLAIREPMPVSQWIAYPLHASYLVFYPLSWCLNTASGAILRLIGVQEFSQHDILTDSEIEGLVEESAVHGKIESGEAEYIHNVFRLGELTVSDVMVHRTAMVMINADLPPEELVREVLATEYTRIPLWRDKSENIIGILHAKDLLRAIRASEGDTSRIDVTTIMLPPWFVPEMRPISQQLKAFRRRKTHFALVVDEYGEVEGLVTLEDILEEIVGDISDEHDVVVAGVRRQPDGSVVVDGSVPIRDLNRALDWHLPDEEATTVAGLVIHEARSIPDRGQSFTFHGFRFRVLRRERNRITALRISPVPREAELEEVKPRRAGTSF
- the aroB gene encoding 3-dehydroquinate synthase; translated protein: MTAPLKHSDPVKVDVALGDRAYDIVIGRGVLASLGERVAALRPGVRTAIVTDRTVAKYWLEPTEASLAASGIPTSRIVVEEGEISKTYAGLEKVSEALIAAKIERNDLVIALGGGVVGDLAGFAAAILRRGVDFVQVPTSLLAQVDSSVGGKTGINSPQGKNLLGAFHQPVLVIADTAVLDTLSPRQFRAGYAEVAKYGVLGDEAFFAWLEKNHADIFKGGSAREHAIATSCRAKAGVVSRDERETGERALLNLGHTFGHALEAATGFSDRLFHGEGVAIGMTLAAQFSARLGMIAEADAARVERHLVEAGLPTRLQDIAGFAQEGLADADALMALMAQDKKVKRGKLTFILLEAVGRAVIAGDVEPALVRDFLKSKLSQ
- a CDS encoding J domain-containing protein yields the protein MPIDSSKFFDSIRVKPRGKQPEVKPRDTVVACEWAGCQNKGAHRAPKGRENQREYWHFCLDHVREYNQNYNFFSGMNADAVARYQKDALTGHRPTWKMGANGGKKGAEAEIDMASDPFSMFSEINGRANWRRGPEAQPKAETRKVMNAERKALQVMGLGPDATLADVKSKYKALVKQHHPDANGGDRSTEDRLIEIIKAYNYLKTVVREA
- a CDS encoding citrate synthase/methylcitrate synthase encodes the protein MNIHLTKSQIGLDGVPAAETVLSHVDGERGELIIAGEHVGSLAAKSSFEGVTARLWNGASKTALTEANVRASLGAARERAFARLPELLPATLGMGIIDGFRAAVAGLRAENGLEHAATIVGAFPVIAGALVRHATGLDPVAPDPNVSHAADTLRMLHGRSPASREVTALDAYLVTASDHGMNASTFTARVVASTQADLFAAVTAGYCALTGPLHGGAPEPVLEMLDAIGSRERIKPWVDAALARGERMMGFGHRVYRVRDPRADVLKTAVEALASNGTDLPFAGEVEAYIRSALRKKNPDRPLETNVEFFTAILLDALAIPRQAFTPIFAVARAAGWTAHAREQQRTGRLIRPSSTYVGAMPEG
- a CDS encoding BolA family transcriptional regulator, encoding MAIRDTIRNKLQEAFTPENLQVVDESHLHEGHAGHRPSGETHFRVYIVSAAFKGKSRVDRHRMINSALAAELSGGVHALAIHAQAPGEG